One genomic region from Solwaraspora sp. WMMD792 encodes:
- a CDS encoding HAMP domain-containing protein: MTSAKQLSSDQRPAIDETALLTELAEALRRVGQGDLKVRLPRRVGVAGEVADAFNEVVSLQERQHLDLRRISRIVGRDGRLSERLDEEGFGGAWADNHQAINALIDDLGRPTTEIARVIRAVAEGDLSQHMELEIDGQPLRGEFLRIGRTVNTMVGQLSSFADEVTRVAREVGTEGKLGGQARVKGVSGTWKDLTDNVNSMASNLTHQVRSISQVATAMSRGDLSQKITVSAKGEVAELADTINMLTDTLRLFAEQVTRVAREVGTEGKLGGQAQVPNVAGTWKDLTDSVNSMASNLTAQVRNIAQVSTAVAKGDLSQKITVAAQGEILELKSTVNTMVDQLSWFADEVTRVAREVGIEGKLGGQAQVRGLSGTWRDLTQNVNQLAGNLTSQVRNISQVSTAVAKGDLSQKITVDARGEILELKSTVNTMVDQLSLFADEVTRVAREVGTEGKLGGQAQVKGVSGTWRDLTDNVNSMASNLTSQVRNIASVTTAVAKGDLSQKITVDARGEILELKSTVNTMVDQLSSFADEVTRVAREVGTEGKLGGQAQVRGVAGTWRDLTDNVNSMASNLTAQVRNIAQVSTAVAKGDLSQKITVDAQGEILELKSTVNTMVDQLSSFADEVTRVAREVGTEGKLGGQAQVKGVSGTWRDLTDNVNSMASNLTSQVRNIASVTTAVAKGDLSQKITVDAQGEILELKSTVNTMVDQLSSFADEVTRVAREVGTEGELGGQAQVKGVSGTWRDLTENVNQLASTLTTQLRAIAQVSTSVTRGDMTQHITVQAQGEVAELKDNINQMIVTLRDTTKKNAEQGWLDSNLARIGGLLQGQRDLGEVCRMIMNEVTPLVDAQLGAFFLADADDGVTRLGLTAAYGYVARDHKIIFGPGEGLVGQAAVSRRTIRVGAGATGALTLRSGLLSIPPRDHVVLPVLFEGEMLGVIEFASVAAFSELHLAFLERLVATIGIAVNTIQANKRTEELLAQSQRLANEMQAQSAELQRTNAELEDKARLLSEQKGNIETKNREIELARIGLEEKAQQLSRASAYKSEFLANMSHELRTPLNSLLLLARLLADNPDDNLTGKQIEFAKTIHSAGSDLLSLIDDILDLSKIEAGRMDVQPAEVPFGEIRSYVEQAFAPQVDEKGLELRVEVAPDLPPAVVTDAQRLQQILRNLLSNAVKFTDAGSVTLQIAPAPPDLTFEQPALSTADQVVAFTVIDTGIGISDDKLSLIFEAFQQADGTTSRRYGGTGLGLSISRDLARLIGGAISVSSVPGEGSTFTLYVPDVLNTDAVLPPAPLPAAAPIRTALPPLTRPIEVDRPEPPTTRRLDGATVLIIDDDVRNVFALTSALELHGMTVIYADNGVDGVRKLAERPEVNIVLMDAMMPDQDGYETTRIIRRNERFADLPVVFLTAKAMPGDRESALQAGATDYITKPVDLDELITLMVTWINAAEELNS, encoded by the coding sequence ATGACCAGCGCGAAACAGCTGTCCTCCGACCAACGGCCGGCGATCGACGAGACCGCGCTGCTGACCGAGCTCGCCGAGGCGCTGCGCCGGGTGGGGCAGGGGGATCTGAAGGTACGGCTGCCCCGCCGGGTCGGGGTGGCCGGCGAGGTCGCCGACGCCTTCAACGAGGTGGTCTCGCTGCAGGAACGTCAGCACCTGGACCTGCGCCGGATCAGCCGGATCGTCGGCCGGGACGGCCGGCTCAGCGAACGCCTCGACGAGGAGGGCTTCGGCGGCGCCTGGGCGGACAACCACCAGGCGATCAACGCGCTGATCGACGACCTGGGTCGACCGACCACCGAGATCGCCCGGGTGATCCGGGCGGTCGCCGAAGGTGACCTGTCCCAGCACATGGAGCTGGAGATCGACGGACAGCCGCTGCGCGGCGAGTTCCTGCGGATCGGCCGGACGGTGAACACGATGGTCGGCCAGCTGTCGTCGTTCGCCGACGAGGTCACCCGGGTCGCCCGGGAGGTGGGCACCGAGGGCAAGCTGGGTGGTCAGGCGCGGGTCAAGGGGGTCTCCGGCACCTGGAAGGACCTGACCGACAACGTCAACTCGATGGCCTCCAACCTGACCCACCAGGTCCGGTCGATCTCCCAGGTGGCCACCGCGATGTCGCGGGGCGACCTGTCGCAGAAGATCACCGTGTCGGCCAAGGGTGAGGTCGCCGAGCTCGCCGACACGATCAACATGCTGACCGACACGCTGCGGTTGTTCGCCGAGCAGGTCACCCGGGTCGCCCGCGAAGTCGGTACGGAGGGCAAGCTGGGCGGGCAGGCCCAGGTGCCGAACGTGGCCGGCACCTGGAAGGACCTGACCGACAGCGTCAACTCGATGGCGTCGAACCTGACCGCCCAGGTACGGAACATCGCCCAGGTCTCCACGGCGGTCGCCAAGGGCGACCTCTCCCAGAAGATCACCGTCGCCGCCCAGGGCGAGATCCTCGAACTGAAATCGACGGTCAACACGATGGTGGACCAGTTGTCGTGGTTTGCCGACGAGGTCACCCGGGTCGCCCGGGAGGTCGGTATCGAAGGCAAGTTGGGTGGTCAGGCCCAGGTCCGAGGGCTCTCCGGGACGTGGCGTGACCTCACGCAGAACGTGAACCAGCTGGCCGGCAACCTGACCAGTCAGGTCCGTAACATCTCCCAGGTCTCCACGGCGGTCGCCAAGGGCGACCTGTCGCAGAAGATCACCGTCGACGCACGCGGCGAGATCCTCGAACTCAAGTCGACCGTCAACACCATGGTCGACCAACTGTCGCTGTTCGCCGACGAGGTCACCCGGGTCGCCCGCGAAGTCGGCACCGAAGGCAAACTCGGCGGCCAGGCACAGGTCAAGGGCGTCTCCGGCACCTGGCGCGACCTCACCGACAACGTCAACTCGATGGCCTCCAACCTCACCAGCCAGGTCCGCAACATCGCCTCGGTCACCACCGCCGTCGCCAAGGGCGACCTCTCCCAGAAGATCACCGTCGACGCACGCGGCGAGATCCTCGAACTCAAGTCGACCGTCAACACCATGGTCGACCAACTGTCGTCGTTCGCCGACGAGGTCACCCGGGTCGCCCGCGAAGTCGGCACCGAAGGCAAACTCGGCGGCCAGGCCCAGGTGCGCGGGGTGGCCGGGACGTGGCGGGACCTGACCGACAACGTCAACTCGATGGCGTCGAACCTGACCGCCCAGGTACGGAACATCGCCCAGGTCTCCACGGCGGTCGCCAAGGGCGACCTGTCGCAGAAGATCACCGTCGACGCGCAGGGCGAGATCCTGGAGCTGAAGTCGACCGTGAACACCATGGTCGACCAGCTCTCCTCCTTCGCCGACGAGGTCACCCGGGTCGCCCGCGAAGTCGGCACCGAAGGCAAACTCGGCGGCCAGGCACAGGTCAAGGGCGTCTCCGGCACCTGGCGCGACCTCACCGACAACGTCAACTCGATGGCCTCCAACCTCACCAGCCAGGTCCGTAACATCGCCTCGGTCACCACCGCCGTCGCCAAGGGCGACCTGTCGCAGAAGATCACCGTCGACGCGCAGGGCGAGATCCTGGAGCTGAAATCGACCGTGAACACCATGGTCGACCAACTGTCGTCGTTCGCCGACGAGGTCACCCGGGTCGCCCGCGAAGTCGGCACCGAGGGGGAGCTCGGCGGCCAGGCACAGGTCAAGGGCGTCTCCGGCACCTGGCGCGACCTCACCGAGAACGTCAACCAGCTGGCGTCCACCCTGACCACCCAGCTGCGGGCGATCGCCCAGGTCTCCACCTCGGTGACCCGAGGCGACATGACCCAGCACATCACCGTGCAGGCGCAGGGCGAGGTCGCCGAACTGAAGGACAACATCAACCAGATGATCGTCACCCTGCGGGACACCACCAAGAAGAACGCCGAGCAGGGCTGGCTGGACTCGAACCTGGCGCGGATCGGTGGTCTGCTGCAGGGGCAGCGGGACCTCGGCGAGGTCTGTCGCATGATTATGAATGAGGTCACGCCGCTGGTCGACGCGCAGCTCGGCGCGTTCTTCCTCGCCGACGCCGACGACGGGGTGACCCGCCTCGGGCTCACCGCCGCGTACGGCTACGTGGCCCGGGACCACAAGATCATTTTTGGGCCGGGTGAAGGGCTGGTCGGCCAGGCCGCCGTCTCCCGCCGGACCATCCGGGTGGGTGCCGGCGCCACCGGCGCGCTCACCCTGCGGTCCGGGCTGCTCAGCATCCCGCCCCGGGACCATGTGGTGCTGCCAGTGCTGTTCGAAGGCGAGATGCTGGGGGTGATCGAGTTCGCCTCCGTCGCCGCCTTCTCCGAGCTGCACCTGGCGTTCCTGGAGCGGCTGGTCGCCACGATCGGCATCGCGGTCAACACCATCCAGGCGAACAAGCGCACCGAGGAACTGCTCGCCCAGTCGCAGCGGCTGGCCAACGAGATGCAGGCCCAGTCGGCCGAACTGCAGCGCACCAACGCCGAACTGGAGGACAAGGCCCGCCTGCTGTCCGAGCAGAAGGGCAACATCGAGACCAAGAACCGGGAGATCGAACTGGCCCGGATCGGTCTGGAGGAGAAGGCCCAGCAGCTGTCCCGGGCCTCGGCGTACAAGTCGGAGTTCCTGGCCAACATGAGCCACGAGCTGCGTACCCCGCTGAACTCGCTGCTCCTGCTGGCCCGGCTGCTGGCCGACAACCCGGACGACAACCTCACCGGCAAGCAGATCGAGTTCGCCAAGACCATCCACAGTGCCGGCTCCGATCTGCTGTCCCTCATCGACGACATCCTCGACCTGTCGAAGATCGAGGCCGGCCGGATGGACGTGCAGCCGGCCGAGGTGCCGTTCGGCGAGATCCGGTCCTACGTCGAGCAGGCGTTCGCGCCGCAGGTCGACGAGAAAGGGCTGGAACTGCGCGTCGAGGTGGCGCCGGACCTGCCGCCGGCGGTCGTCACCGACGCGCAGCGGCTGCAGCAGATCCTGCGCAACCTGCTGTCCAACGCGGTGAAGTTCACCGACGCCGGGTCGGTGACGCTGCAGATCGCCCCCGCCCCGCCGGACCTGACCTTCGAACAACCCGCACTGTCCACCGCCGACCAGGTGGTCGCCTTCACGGTGATCGACACCGGAATCGGCATCTCCGACGACAAGCTCTCGCTGATCTTCGAGGCGTTCCAGCAGGCGGACGGAACGACCAGCAGGCGGTACGGCGGCACCGGCCTCGGCCTGTCGATCAGTCGCGACCTGGCCCGGCTGATCGGCGGCGCGATCTCCGTGTCGTCGGTGCCGGGCGAAGGATCCACCTTCACGCTGTACGTTCCCGACGTGCTCAACACCGACGCGGTGCTGCCGCCGGCACCGTTGCCGGCCGCGGCGCCGATCCGCACCGCGCTGCCACCGCTGACCCGGCCGATCGAGGTGGACCGCCCCGAACCGCCGACCACCCGGCGGCTGGACGGGGCCACCGTACTGATCATCGACGACGACGTCCGCAACGTCTTCGCGCTGACCAGTGCGCTGGAGCTGCACGGGATGACCGTGATCTATGCGGACAACGGGGTCGACGGCGTACGTAAACTCGCCGAACGCCCCGAAGTGAACATCGTGCTGATGGACGCGATGATGCCGGACCAGGACGGTTACGAGACGACCCGGATCATCCGCCGCAACGAACGCTTCGCGGACCTGCCGGTGGTCTTCCTGACCGCGAAGGCGATGCCGGGTGACCGGGAGTCCGCGCTGCAGGCCGGGGCGACGGACTACATCACCAAGCCGGTGGACCTGGACGAACTGATCACCCTGATGGTGACCTGGATCAACGCGGCTGAGGAGTTGAACTCGTGA